In a single window of the Limnochorda sp. L945t genome:
- a CDS encoding c-type cytochrome: MNYPIWDVPRLGGPLLIAIVSILHVYVAMFAVGGSWYLVAAERWARRTQNADLLAYVKNHSRFFLLLTVVFGALTGVGIWFTIGLINPQTTSVLIRTFVWGWAMEWVFFILEIASILLYVASWDRADGRTHLLYGYSYVVGSTMSLVIINGILSFMLTPGRWLETGNFWDGFFNPTYLPSLVGRIAAAAALAGLWGLFTGVKIGSRELREQVVRFASWWLVPPMVVLPLSAVWYVAVVPSGPRSLVMGGAAAVSIMFMLSLALSVVIFAVGALGPLRRPALASSALAWTLLAAGLITTGGTEWVREGIRKPYTIYGYLYSNGVFAWQERQLAEAGVLSQARFARPDLARVATAGMADPAQQIAVGAEIFRLQCSSCHVLDGYNDVKPLVKGWSEQYIDFQLSHLDMLKGYMPPFFGTTEERQALARWLATLNPATEATQAEAPRRPLPGEPVL; this comes from the coding sequence GTGAACTATCCCATCTGGGACGTACCGCGGCTCGGGGGACCGCTGCTCATCGCCATCGTGTCCATTCTCCACGTCTACGTGGCGATGTTCGCGGTGGGCGGGTCATGGTACCTGGTCGCCGCCGAGCGATGGGCGCGGCGTACCCAAAACGCCGACCTCCTCGCGTACGTCAAGAACCACTCCCGTTTCTTCCTGTTGTTGACCGTCGTGTTCGGGGCGCTGACAGGGGTCGGCATCTGGTTCACCATCGGGCTCATCAACCCGCAGACCACTTCCGTGCTCATCCGCACGTTCGTCTGGGGATGGGCGATGGAGTGGGTCTTCTTCATTCTCGAGATCGCGTCCATCCTGCTCTACGTCGCCTCCTGGGACCGGGCCGATGGCCGCACGCACCTGCTCTACGGGTACAGCTACGTGGTGGGCTCCACCATGTCGCTGGTCATCATCAACGGCATCCTGAGCTTCATGTTGACGCCCGGCCGGTGGCTCGAGACGGGCAACTTCTGGGACGGGTTCTTCAATCCCACGTACCTTCCGTCGCTCGTCGGCCGCATCGCGGCCGCCGCCGCGCTGGCCGGGCTGTGGGGCCTGTTCACCGGGGTGAAGATCGGGTCCCGGGAGCTACGGGAGCAGGTCGTGCGCTTCGCCTCGTGGTGGCTCGTACCGCCCATGGTCGTGCTCCCGCTTTCCGCGGTCTGGTATGTCGCGGTGGTACCGTCCGGGCCGAGGTCGCTGGTGATGGGGGGCGCCGCGGCCGTCTCCATCATGTTCATGTTGAGCCTGGCCCTCTCGGTGGTCATCTTCGCCGTGGGAGCTCTGGGGCCGCTGCGCCGGCCGGCCCTCGCCTCGTCCGCCCTGGCGTGGACGCTACTGGCCGCAGGCCTCATCACCACGGGCGGCACCGAGTGGGTGCGGGAGGGCATCCGCAAGCCCTACACGATCTACGGCTACCTTTACTCCAACGGCGTCTTCGCCTGGCAGGAGCGCCAACTGGCCGAAGCCGGCGTGCTGTCCCAGGCGCGCTTTGCCCGTCCGGATCTGGCCCGGGTCGCGACCGCCGGGATGGCCGATCCCGCTCAGCAGATCGCCGTCGGAGCGGAGATCTTCCGGTTGCAGTGCTCCAGCTGTCACGTCCTCGACGGCTACAACGACGTCAAGCCGCTGGTGAAGGGGTGGAGCGAGCAGTACATCGACTTCCAGCTCAGCCATCTCGACATGCTCAAAGGGTACATGCCGCCGTTCTTCGGCACGACCGAGGAACGCCAGGCGCTGGCACGCTGGCTTGCGACGCTCAACCCGGCAACCGAGGCGACCCAGGCCGAGGCGCCCAGGCGTCCTCTGCCGGGCGAGCCGGTCCTGTGA